Sequence from the Lysobacter capsici genome:
GCAGGGCCTGGCCGGCACGATCGAAGCCGATGCCGACGGCTTCGCGATCCAACTCGACGAAAACTCGCCGATGCGCTTCGACTGGCCGACCGGGTTCGGCGTGGTCCACACGGTCAAGCTGCAGGGCCGCGTTGGTGGCTGGCGCGAAGGCGGCGGCTGGCGCGTGGGCACCACCTCGCTGCGCCTGCGCGGCATCGACACCGACTTCGGCCTGGTCGCGCGCGGCGGGCTGTGGTTCCAGAACGACGGCACCCGGCCGTGGATCGACATCGCCACCGATATCGACGACACCCCGATACCGGTCGCGAAGGGCTTCTGGATCCGCAATCGGATGTCGCCGAACCTGATCCATTGGCTCGACACCGCGCTGGCCGGCGGCAAGCTGCGCAATGCTCACGCGGTGGTGTCGGGCGATCTCGACGACTGGCCGTTCAACCGCAACAACGGCCTGTTCGAAGCCAGCGCGCATCTCGATGGCGCGGTGGTGAAATTCCAGCCCGAGTGGCCGGCGGTCGACAGCTTGAACGCCGACGTGCGTTTCGTCGCCGACGGTTTCAGTGTCGAAGGCGTGGGCAAGATCGCCGGGGTCGGCATTCGCCGCATCGGCGCCGGCATCGATCACTACAAGGACGGCACCCTCAGCGTCGCCGCCGACACCAGCGCCGATGCCGCGCAATTGCAGGCGCTGCTCAAGCAAAGCCCGCTGTACAAGGATCAGGCCGACACCCTCGACAACCTGCGCGCGAGCGGCGCGGCGAAAGTCGCGTTCGACATGAAACTGCCGCTGATCCATGGCAGCACCACCCAGATCACCGGCACGGTCGACCTGGACAACGCCAAGCTCGCCGATCCGCGCTGGAAGATCGCGTTCGAACAAGTGCGCGGCCGCGCCGAGTACGGGCGCGGCGGGTTCCGCGCCGAGGATCTGGCGGTGATGCACGACGGCGCGCCGGGCAAGTTGTCGCTGCGCGCGGGCGAGAATTTCGTGCGCGATCGCGGCAACGCGTTCGAGGCCGGGCTGGATGCGATGTCCGGCGCCGACGAATTGATCGCGCGCGGGCCGGATGAGTTGGCCTGGTTGAAGTCGTATCTCGACGGGCGTTCGTTGTGGACGGTCGGGATTTCGATTCCGAAGGCGGCGCACGCGGCGGCTGGCGCCGTCGGCAAGGCTGCGGCGATAAAGCCCGGCGTATCGGCGCCGGTGCCGGCCTTGTTGCAGCTGCGGTCCAATTTGGTCGGCACCACCCTGACCCTGCCGCCGCCGTTGAACAAGGCGGCCGGCGCGGCGCTCGCGACCACCATCGAAACGCCGTTGCCGCTGGGCAGCGGCGACGTGCGCGTGGCCTTGGGCAACACCCTGGCGCTGCGCGCGCGCACCACCAACGGCAAGACCGGCGTGCGGGTGGTGCTCGGCGCCAACCGGGTCGACGACCTGCCGCCGGCCAGCGGCCTGGTCGCGACCGGCCGCGCCGACACGCTCGAAGCGATCGACTGGATCGCGATCGCGCGCGGCGGCAGCGGTTCGGGCGAAGGCGTGGCCTTGCAGCGCATCGACGTGACCGCGCAGAAACTGCAATTGCTCGGCGGCGTGTTTCCCAACACCCGGGTGATCGTCGCGCCGGCGCCGCAGGGCGCGACCGCGGTGCGCACCGAGGGCGCGGCGCTGGAAGGCGCGTTGCTGATTCCCGGCGACGGCGCCATCGCCGGCCGTTTCGCGCGCGTGCATTGGCGCGCGCCGGCCGGTCCGGCCGCGGCGAATCCGACCACGATTACCCCCGGCAGCAACGGCGTCCATGCGTCCACCGCGGCCGCGGCCAATACCGTGCAGGCGGCGACCAAGCCGGCGCTCGACGACAGCATCGACCCGGCCAAGATTCCGGCGCTGACCCTCGACATCGCCGACCTGCACATCGGCGACGCCGCGCTCGGCAACGCCAGCCTGCGCACCCGGCCGACGCCGGCCGGCATGCGCATCGACCAATTCACCACCCGCGCCGACAAGCAGTCGATCGACGTCAGCGGCGACTGGACCGGCCGCGGCACCGGCGCGCGCACCCATCTGAGCGCCGCGCTCGACAGCGGCGATGTCGGCGCGCTGCTCGGCGGCTTCGGCATCGGCGGCCAGGTCGGCGGCGGCAAGGGCAAGCTCAAGCTCGACGCCGGCTGGCCCGGCAGCCCGGCCGGTTTCGCCCTGGGCACCTTGGAAGGCAGCCTGGTCGTGGACCTGCGCGACGGCCGCCTGATCGAAGTCGATCCCGGCGCCGGCCGCGTGCTCGGCCTGCTCAGCGTGGCGCAGTTGCCGCGCCGGCTGACCCTGGATTTCCGCGACCTGTTCGCCAAGGGCTTCGCCTTCGACCGCGTCGCCGGCACCGTGCGCTTCGGCAACGGCAGCGCGCGCAGCGACAATCTGGTGATCGACGGCCCGGCCGCGGCGATCGCGATCCGCGGCGCCGCCGATCTGCGCGCGCAAAGCTACGACCAGACCATCGAAGTGCGGCCCAAGGCCGCCAACGTGCTTACCGCGGTCGGCGCGCTGGCCGCCGGTCCCGTCGGCGCGGCGATCGGCGCGGCCGCCAATGCGGTGCTGCAGAAGCCGCTGGGCAGCCTGGCGTCGAAAACCTATCGGGTCACCGGGCCGTGGAAAGAACCCAAGGTCGAAGTGCTGAGCCGGCAGGAGACGCGCGCGGCGAAGCCGCCAGGGCCGCCGGCGGGTTAGGCGCGGGCGGCGATATCCCGATGGGGTTTCCAGGGTTCGGGTGGTCGGCGTTGAGGCTCCCTTGCAGAAAAACTCGCGATCCCATCGCCTACGGTCACCGCGCGGCCTGAAGTCTTTTGTGAGCGGCCTTGAAGCCCGATTCGACAACTGGACGCGGGCTCGCAAGCGAAGCCCAAGCGCGAATCCGGCGCCGCCCCGCGCCTGAATCGCCCGCGAGCCCGCCGGATTGCGCAAGCCTTCGCCATTGATCGCCGGCCCGCGCGCCACTATTTCCTGAGCATGGGCGCTCGCCGCGCCGCTCCGCATGCCACGGCCGCAAGCCGCCGGAATCGGGCGCGCGGCCCACCCAAGCGCCGCCGGCCCGCCTAAGATGGGCTTTCCGAGTGTTCACCTCTTGCCTGGTTCCCACATGACCCTTCCCCTGCAGATCGCCGAAACCCGCCTCCTCCTGCCCGCCGGGCTGGACGCCGACGGCCTGGAACGCAGCTTCGGCACCTTGCTCGGGCCGGGCATCGATTTCGGCGACCTGTATTTCCAGCATTCGCGCCGCGAGAGCTGGACGGTCGAGGACGGCATCGTCAAGGACGGCTCGCATTCGATCGAGCAG
This genomic interval carries:
- a CDS encoding YhdP family protein, encoding MPTPLRRRLRMARRGAFYGAALVLVLVALLLAAASQVLPLAESHPEQVAQWLSKRAGRPVAFDKVETQWTRRGPLLRLDGLRVGEGAQAFTIGDAEMLVSIYAGLLPGQSFSELRLKGLDLTLERADDGRWKVRGLPGQTQTDNSDPLSALEGLGELQVIDGKLAVIAPSLGIDARIPKIDLRLRVDGSRLRAGVRAWPSVGVAGAPSTPLDAVLDFDRRRGDGRAYAGATRADLAGWAPLLKIVGIRVESGQGRAEAWADLRGHRVAAVTVSAALDRVGLRGERPLPVPVSSGAAPVNAAPANATSATAATATGTTSNTASNTAAASSAPAATATPIPSGPDRVEFEHVETLAHWRLTDNGWRFDAPRLRIGSGANVQTLDGLAVAGGERYALRADRIDAGPLIAVAALSDAVPERLRHWFETAKPRVSLSAIALNGRRGGPMFASARIEALGFDAVGTSPGLQGLAGTIEADADGFAIQLDENSPMRFDWPTGFGVVHTVKLQGRVGGWREGGGWRVGTTSLRLRGIDTDFGLVARGGLWFQNDGTRPWIDIATDIDDTPIPVAKGFWIRNRMSPNLIHWLDTALAGGKLRNAHAVVSGDLDDWPFNRNNGLFEASAHLDGAVVKFQPEWPAVDSLNADVRFVADGFSVEGVGKIAGVGIRRIGAGIDHYKDGTLSVAADTSADAAQLQALLKQSPLYKDQADTLDNLRASGAAKVAFDMKLPLIHGSTTQITGTVDLDNAKLADPRWKIAFEQVRGRAEYGRGGFRAEDLAVMHDGAPGKLSLRAGENFVRDRGNAFEAGLDAMSGADELIARGPDELAWLKSYLDGRSLWTVGISIPKAAHAAAGAVGKAAAIKPGVSAPVPALLQLRSNLVGTTLTLPPPLNKAAGAALATTIETPLPLGSGDVRVALGNTLALRARTTNGKTGVRVVLGANRVDDLPPASGLVATGRADTLEAIDWIAIARGGSGSGEGVALQRIDVTAQKLQLLGGVFPNTRVIVAPAPQGATAVRTEGAALEGALLIPGDGAIAGRFARVHWRAPAGPAAANPTTITPGSNGVHASTAAAANTVQAATKPALDDSIDPAKIPALTLDIADLHIGDAALGNASLRTRPTPAGMRIDQFTTRADKQSIDVSGDWTGRGTGARTHLSAALDSGDVGALLGGFGIGGQVGGGKGKLKLDAGWPGSPAGFALGTLEGSLVVDLRDGRLIEVDPGAGRVLGLLSVAQLPRRLTLDFRDLFAKGFAFDRVAGTVRFGNGSARSDNLVIDGPAAAIAIRGAADLRAQSYDQTIEVRPKAANVLTAVGALAAGPVGAAIGAAANAVLQKPLGSLASKTYRVTGPWKEPKVEVLSRQETRAAKPPGPPAG